The following is a genomic window from Argonema galeatum A003/A1.
CCGGCCCACCCTGCTACGAGGGCAGTGTGCATTAGGTGTACAGAAATCAATCGGCCCGGATCGTTCAGAACGACTGTGTGTACTCGGTACCAGGGTAGTCCCATTGACTACGATCCTCCTCGATAAGTGATGTATAATTCAGCGAACTTTTATGCCGTTTCTTAAGGTTCTAGATCCTGAGGCTGTCCGCTTAATGTCTAAATATTTAAGACACTTGAGCAGTTTAACAATGCCTTTAGGAAAATGAGAGCGTTTAAAGAAGTGTAAACCTTGTCGCTGCCCATTGCAAGCAGGTTAAACTGGCAAATTCATCCCAGCGATCGGCTCAACGGCCTTGTTAAGCCCCGCTTTTCTTTCTAAGGTGGGTCTATGAACCAAGAATCGCCCGAATTGAATTCGGGAGTGAGTCAAAAAACTATAGCTTCGATATCATTCAGTTGGCACATAGCCTGACCCGCTGCCATTCTTTCCAGCACTTGTTCGGCTGTGATCAGCCGCTTTAGCACTACTTGACCGATCGCTTGGGCGGCTGGGCCAACTTCGGCAGTCGCTAGTGGCTTCACTTCTACGGTTAAGATAGCGTCTTCTACCCGATAGAGCCATAACTTTTCATTGTTCTCTACCAGGCAAATACTCATTCGCTCAATATTCGGTCGGCGTCGCCAAGCCGTTTCGTTCCATAGGCCATCAGACGCCCATACTCTGCCAAAAGACCATCCATCAGAAAGAAAAAAATATTTCACAGGCTTCTTTTTGCAACTGTGTTTGTCAAATTATGACCTGTTTGGGCAACAATTGAGCCGCCTCTTGAGTTTTTGTGCAGCCCGCAGCGGGTTTTGACGCCCTCATAGCCGCTCCCAATTGTGGATTATATAACAGAATCCTCAATCTGAAAACCCAGACGCTCGCCCCATTATTTCAACTCAAAGAATCGTCAGATAGGTCTGTGTTGGACTAATCGGTAAAACAATTAATCTTTGATTCTGCAAATCCAGTTCAATTCCTAATGCTTCCAGCGGGATAACTCCCAATAATGCTGACCTACCGCCTGGAAGTTCTAGACATTCAAAAGTTCCTTCACGTCCGAGAAGAGAAACTTTTGCATCCTGAAATATGCGAGCTTTACCAATTCCGGTTGCTGTCTCAACATCGACTTCTTTTAGTAGTTCTAAACCTAGTTGAGCTATAGCTTCTGGAGGTAAGCATAAAGTTGTCGCGCCTGTATCGACTAAAACATCGTTCAAAGTAATGGAGCGTACTTCCTGTGGAGGAATAAAACCCCGTGCTGTCAGAACTTGATCTGCACGATTCGTGATGACTAAAGTTGTGGTAATTTTGCCCATTGATTCGGTGGTGGTGGATAACATGATATTACTCTGAGTCACTAGATCTTAAATATGACAGTTTTTTGTCGGATTGGGAGAATGCGATCGCTTTTAGATAATTTTACGAGATGGTGCGATCGCCCGACCGTTTCAACTCAAAGAATCGTCAAATAAGTTTGTGTAGGACTTATCGGCAAAACAATTAATCTTTGATTCTGCAAATCCAATTCAATTCCTAATGCTTCCAGCGGGATAACTCCTAATAATGATGCCCTACCGCCTGGAAGTTCCAGACATTCAAAAGTTCCTTCGCGTCCGCATAAAGAAATAGTTGCATCTCGAAAGATGCGAGCTTTACCAATTCCAGTTGCTGTCTCAACATCTACTTCTTTTAGTAGTTCTAAACCTAGTTGAGCGATCGCTTCTGGAGGTAAGCATAAAGTTGTCGCGCCTGTATCGACTAGAACATCGTTCAAAGTAATGGAGCGTACTTCCTCTAGAGGAATAAAACCCCTTGTTGCTAGAGCTTGATCGACACGGTTCGTGATGACTATGGTTGTGGTAATTCTGCCCATTGATTCGGTGGTGGTGGATAACATGATATTATTCTGAGTCACTATACCTTAAATATGACAGGTTTTTGTCGGATTGGGAGAATGCGATCGCTCTAGTATAATTTTACGAGATGGTGCGATCGCATTCTCCCAAAATTTAGCAGATAATTTAAAATCGGTGTTTTTGTAATTATCTTTAAATGTCCAGTTCCATCTGAATCGCCTTTACTTCCATTTGTTTTTCAGCCGATTTCAGTACCTCCAAAGTCAATCGAATATCCAGACGTTTATTTAATTCTAATATTTCCTGAATGGTCACAATTTGAATGCGATCGCAACTTTGACTCATAAATTTATTTTGATATATTCCAGCAGCTTTGGCAGTTTTTATCATATCCTTCTTTGGTTCTTCCAAAGTGATAAAAATGCCAAGCCGTGCTTGTTCCAGAGTCATCGTACCTTGCAAATCCCGAATATCGCCTGATTTCACTTTCCCTGATTTAACTTGCAGGATAATTTTTTCTGGTTCATCTTTTTCACTTTGAAAATAAGCAATTCCATCAATTCCCCGATCTGCACCTTTTTTCTGATTAACGATCGCCCGATTATTACTATAAGTTAAAACTGCCCATTTCTCAAACTCTTTGCGCGTGCGATCGTCCTTTTTATTTGCTAGTGCGATCGCAGATTCCATATCTTTGGGGATTCCATTTAATTTAATTCCATCAAGTACACCTTTACCAAAACTATCCTCTAGACGTTTTAAAATTAAACTGATACTTTGATATGTAATATCAATTCCTATCCATTCACGTTTAAGACGTTGAGAAACTGCAACCGTAGTACCACAACCGCAGTAAGCATCTAAAACTATATCTCCTTCATTGCTACTAGCTTTGATAATTCTTTCTAACAGTGCTTCCGGTTTTTGAGTAGGATAACCCAATCTTTCTCTAGCTTGAGAATTAATCGGCGGTATATCTTCCCAAAGACATTGTAAAGCTACTCCTTTGATATCTTCCAAATATCGCTTTAGGCGAATACCTCCTTTTTTAGTAAAATGTAATTTCTGCTCATCATCTAAGTTTATCATCGTTTCTATTGGAACTCGCCACAGCGATTTTACCCCTTTATATTCATATTCATATCCACCACCTGATAAGCCTTTTGCTGTTAGGTTATCGTCAGTCCAAGCTCTCCCGTCATCATCTTTATTTCTAAACCTTTGATGATAAGCTTCATCATGTGGTTTGTATTGCTGGTTCCAAATATAATTTAAAGATTTAGTATAAAAAAATATAATATCTATATTGTTTCCGTATCGTGTTGAATCGTTATGAGCAGTTGTTCGCTTCCAAACAATTTCATTTTTAAAATCTCCACCGCGAGGACAAAAAATTGCATCTATAACCAATTTTAAATAATGACTAGCTGTAGGATCGCAATGGAAATAAAAACTACCTGTCGATTTCAAAACTCGATAAATTTCACTTATTCGCAGAGTCATACTCACCAGATATGCAAGTAAACTCCCTTTACCCAATACCTTGGTTAAACCGGCAATTAGATCGATGCTTTGAGATGTAAATTTACCTTGATAGTTTTCCAGAATTTCAGCTAAACCTCGATTCGCAAAGTCATCCCAAGTCCAAGTATCGATAAAAGCCTGCGCTGTAGCTCTATCTTCCTTACCGATGTTATTATAAATTTGGTTATAATTGCGTTTAGAGTTAAAAGGCGGATCGATATAACATAAATCTACCGATTCATCTTTGATATGCTTACGCAAAACGTCGAGGTTATCACCGTAAAATAGTTGATTGACCATTTGCTTACCTGATTAACTGCAATTCTAAACGGTAATATTAATTATAAGTCGTTGTTGCTCATTTTGAAACATGACCATTGACAAATTTGATAATTATAATATATAATTTCCTTGTATGACTACTTATCCCGAACTGCACGGGGAGGTATGGCTAAGTGCTTCTAAACGCACAGAAGGTCTATCTGCATAAGTGGGTGCGCGTAGCATACTCCCAGAGTAAGTGGAAGCAGCAATAGGTTTTGGCAAAAATCGAAAGTGAGAATTTAGATATGCGATATAAAGTCAATTTAAAAAAATCAGATGAAGGATACGCTGTCTGGTGTCCTGCTTTACCTGGATGTTGGTCGCAGGGAGAAACAGAGTCAGAAGCTTTAGAAAATATCAAAGATGCTATTCAAGCATATCTCGAAGCGGTTGAAGAATTAACTAAAGATGCAGAATCTCGTTATGTGGAAGTAGGATAATTATGCCAAAACTTCCAGGTATTAATCACTTAAGAGCCGTTAACGCATTTGAAAAAGCTGGCTTCCGCGTTATACGCCAGGGGAAACATATTATTATGACTAATGATGAACACATTATCACCATTCCTAGAGCTAATCCCATTAATGCTTATACAATGGGTGGAATTATCAGAGATGCTGGACTAACTATTGAGGAATTTCAACAGTTATTGTAATAGAAGGGAAAGGGCGATCGCTCATTATGTGTAGACTTTATGAGATAATACCCTGATTCTACTCCTATTTAGGCTTGCTTTAATATTTCCAAAAACTCTTGCACTACTACATCAGCGTCATTCCAGGAGCGAGTAGCGTCATAATGTTCAACAATGCGGATGCCGTGAATTTTGAAGAGGCGATCGCGTTCGTGATCCTGTACCGTGCGAGATGGTGGATGCCAAGGTTCTCCATCAATTTCTAGAATACCCCACTTACCTTCCCAAAAAACTAAAAAGTCGCTTTCGCGATTTTCCCTACCCGTACTGCTGTTAAGACGAGCTTTGCAGTTAGGATAGAATAAAACACCAGCACGATCGAGCGCCTGTGCAATTTTTATCTCTGTTTTCGATCGGAAATAAAGATTATTCCATTGATATGGAGCATTAATACCTTGATTACTAACTTTGGCAATTTCTAAAGAATTTTGTTCGCTAATCTCAGCTTCGCTACTCTCTGTTTCAGTTAGGTTACCTGTAGATAAGCTAGCACTACTTAAAATTGTTTCGCGTAACGCAGGATCGAGTTTGGTTTTTTCATCAATTTGAACATTAGTCAAATTAGCATCTTTTAAGGAACTATCTCTGACAATAGCACTACTCAGGTTAGCATTAGTTAAGTTTGCCTTATTCAAGCTAGTGCTAACTAAATTGGCGCGAATAAAATCGACATTAGTTAAGTCAGCACCGTTTAAGTTAGCCTTTTCTAAATTGGCACGACTCAGATTAGCATCCGTTAAATTAGAATCATTCAACCATGCAGAACGTAAATCAGCGCCACTGAAATCTACATTATTTAAATCAGCATGATTTATGGAAGCAGAATAGATATTTGCACCTCGCAAACTTGCTCCATTCAAATTAGCATCTCTCAAATTAGCACTACTTAGATTTGCATAAGTTAAGAAAGCAAAAGATAAGTCAGTAGCACGTAAATTGGCATGACTTAGGTTGGCATCTCTCAGCTTGATACGTGAGAGGTCTGCATCGTCTAAGTTAGCATGATAAAGGTTTGCACCTTCCAAGTTAGCTTTGCTCAAATTTATACGTAAAAGATTGGCGTAATATAAATTAGCATTACTCAAGTTAGCACATGAAAGGTTAGCATCCACTAAGTTAGCCTCTTTCAGATTAATACCTTCTAGATTGGCATTTTGTAAGTCAGCTTCTCTCAAGTCAGCTTTAGGAAAATCTCTTTCTCCGGCGGCATAACGACCGATCAGTTCAGCAGCATCCATATATATTTTTTGGGAAAAATCACACCTAACGAAATTATCCCAAAAATCTGTCTCGATCTGTCGTAAAGCTAATTATTCAGCGTGTAAATTTTTGTTACATAAATAAACTGTTTGAAATGGCGATCGCATATATAAATATGTTCGCGAGGCAATACCTTCGCATCCATTGCAAACGCTAAAATAAGGCTTGAGTCCTTGCTGCTGTACGCATACCCGATCGCACCCATGTCTGTACAATTCCTAGACGCCTTTGATGTTATCGTTGTCGGTGCAGGTCACTCCGGCTGCGAAGCCGCACTTGCTACCGCACGACTCGGTTGTCGTACTCTGCTGCTAACCCTAAATCTGGATAAAATCGCTTGGCAACCCTGCAACCCGGCAGTTGGCGGCCCAGCTAAGTCACAATTAACACACGAAGTAGATGCACTCGGCGGCGAAATTGGCAAAATGGCCGATCGCACTTATCTGCAAAAGCGTGTGCTAAACTCCTCCAGAGGGCCAGCAGTTTGGGCATTAAGAGCCCAGACTGATAAGCGGGAATACGCGGCGGTGATGAAAAAGATTGTCGAAAATCAGGATAATTTGACAGTCCGCGAAGGCATGGTGACAGACTTAGTACTCGGTAAAA
Proteins encoded in this region:
- a CDS encoding retroviral-like aspartic protease family protein, giving the protein MLSTTTESMGKITTTLVITNRADQVLTARGFIPPQEVRSITLNDVLVDTGATTLCLPPEAIAQLGLELLKEVDVETATGIGKARIFQDAKVSLLGREGTFECLELPGGRSALLGVIPLEALGIELDLQNQRLIVLPISPTQTYLTIL
- a CDS encoding retroviral-like aspartic protease family protein produces the protein MLSTTTESMGRITTTIVITNRVDQALATRGFIPLEEVRSITLNDVLVDTGATTLCLPPEAIAQLGLELLKEVDVETATGIGKARIFRDATISLCGREGTFECLELPGGRASLLGVIPLEALGIELDLQNQRLIVLPISPTQTYLTIL
- a CDS encoding DNA methyltransferase; this translates as MVNQLFYGDNLDVLRKHIKDESVDLCYIDPPFNSKRNYNQIYNNIGKEDRATAQAFIDTWTWDDFANRGLAEILENYQGKFTSQSIDLIAGLTKVLGKGSLLAYLVSMTLRISEIYRVLKSTGSFYFHCDPTASHYLKLVIDAIFCPRGGDFKNEIVWKRTTAHNDSTRYGNNIDIIFFYTKSLNYIWNQQYKPHDEAYHQRFRNKDDDGRAWTDDNLTAKGLSGGGYEYEYKGVKSLWRVPIETMINLDDEQKLHFTKKGGIRLKRYLEDIKGVALQCLWEDIPPINSQARERLGYPTQKPEALLERIIKASSNEGDIVLDAYCGCGTTVAVSQRLKREWIGIDITYQSISLILKRLEDSFGKGVLDGIKLNGIPKDMESAIALANKKDDRTRKEFEKWAVLTYSNNRAIVNQKKGADRGIDGIAYFQSEKDEPEKIILQVKSGKVKSGDIRDLQGTMTLEQARLGIFITLEEPKKDMIKTAKAAGIYQNKFMSQSCDRIQIVTIQEILELNKRLDIRLTLEVLKSAEKQMEVKAIQMELDI
- a CDS encoding type II toxin-antitoxin system HicB family antitoxin, whose protein sequence is MRYKVNLKKSDEGYAVWCPALPGCWSQGETESEALENIKDAIQAYLEAVEELTKDAESRYVEVG
- a CDS encoding type II toxin-antitoxin system HicA family toxin; protein product: MPKLPGINHLRAVNAFEKAGFRVIRQGKHIIMTNDEHIITIPRANPINAYTMGGIIRDAGLTIEEFQQLL
- a CDS encoding pentapeptide repeat-containing protein gives rise to the protein MDAAELIGRYAAGERDFPKADLREADLQNANLEGINLKEANLVDANLSCANLSNANLYYANLLRINLSKANLEGANLYHANLDDADLSRIKLRDANLSHANLRATDLSFAFLTYANLSSANLRDANLNGASLRGANIYSASINHADLNNVDFSGADLRSAWLNDSNLTDANLSRANLEKANLNGADLTNVDFIRANLVSTSLNKANLTNANLSSAIVRDSSLKDANLTNVQIDEKTKLDPALRETILSSASLSTGNLTETESSEAEISEQNSLEIAKVSNQGINAPYQWNNLYFRSKTEIKIAQALDRAGVLFYPNCKARLNSSTGRENRESDFLVFWEGKWGILEIDGEPWHPPSRTVQDHERDRLFKIHGIRIVEHYDATRSWNDADVVVQEFLEILKQA